One window from the genome of Salvia miltiorrhiza cultivar Shanhuang (shh) chromosome 7, IMPLAD_Smil_shh, whole genome shotgun sequence encodes:
- the LOC130993392 gene encoding uncharacterized protein LOC130993392 codes for MECNKDEATRAKSIAESKLQQKDFLGAKKFTLKAQALYPGLYGISQLLTTLDVYLSAENKISGQVDWYRVLGVNPSDDYDIIKKQYKKLALMLHPDKNTSVGADGAFQLVSEAWRLLSDKEKRAIYNQRRGYKGLQQNTGGPSAPCRPQQQKVPVPPRPSPQKVPSASPRRSKKSAPSQPSQRKVSGHTGSPSVQPWPSQQKVSTQMGCTTSNQKSQSKTAKMPKTQNPHHRSDTFWTVCRECNTHFEYLKIYCNHTLLCRRCEKPFLALEIAPPVKFSKSAKPVPWVRQEHSFKNMPGQNAYEPKGNVAAAQKPGAGQTSPTSFTFTNYQQGPLPETANTAAEKPGNVVQQAHDNLKRSHASADSEKCFKKGKLDDDRNGYGKNHNMAQGNFGTEVAHGAGFYGFSGTCSQPSSAKELPPLELRKLLVLNTQKEIQKKLSDSRL; via the coding sequence ATGGAGTGCAATAAAGATGAAGCCACCAGGGCGAAGTCAATTGCTGAGAGCAAGTTACAGCAGAAGGATTTTCTCGGTGCAAAGAAGTTTACCCTGAAAGCACAAGCTCTATATCCGGGGCTTTATGGTATTTCCCAGCTGTTGACAACCCTGGATGTGTATCTATCTGCAGAGAATAAGATAAGTGGGCAAGTAGATTGGTATCGAGTGCTAGGTGTGAACCCTTCAGATGATTATGATATCATAAAAAAACAGTACAAGAAGCTGGCACTCATGCTGCACCCAGATAAAAATACTTCTGTTGGGGCAGATGGTGCATTTCAACTCGTTTCAGAAGCCTGGAGGTTGCTATCAGATAAAGAAAAGAGGGCGATATATAACCAAAGGAGGGGATATAAGGGACTCCAACAGAATACTGGTGGTCCATCAGCACCATGCAGGCCACAGCAACAGAAAGTTCCAGTACCACCACGGCCAAGTCCACAGAAAGTTCCATCAGCATCACCCCGCCGAAGTAAAAAGTCAGCGCCATCCCAGCCAAGTCAACGGAAAGTTTCAGGGCATACTGGCAGTCCATCAGTGCAACCTTGGCCTAGTCAACAGAAAGTTTCAACACAAATGGGCTGTACAACTTCAAACCAGAAGTCACAGAGTAAAACTGCAAAGATGCCCAAGACTCAAAATCCTCATCATAGATCCGACACCTTTTGGACTGTTTGCCGTGAATGCAATACGCATTTTGAGTATCTTAAGATATATTGCAACCATACTCTTCTTTGTCGCAGGTGTGAAAAGCCATTTTTGGCTTTAGAGATAGCTCCTCCAGTCAAATTTTCCAAATCAGCCAAACCAGTTCCTTGGGTTCGACAGGAGCATTCATTTAAAAATATGCCTGGTCAAAATGCTTATGAACCGAAAGGAAATGTTGCAGCTGCTCAAAAACCAGGAGCAGGCCAAACCAGTCCCACTTCTTTTACGTTTACAAACTATCAGCAGGGTCCCCTTCCTGAAACCGCTAATACTGCTGCAGAAAAACCAGGCAATGTTGTTCAGCAGGCACATGATAACTTGAAGAGATCACATGCCTCTGCTGATTCggaaaaatgctttaaaaaGGGAAAACTAGATGATGATAGAAATGGATACGGAAAAAACCACAATATGGCCCAGGGAAATTTTGGGACTGAAGTGGCCCATGGGGCGGGTTTTTATGGATTTTCTGGCACTTGTAGTCAGCCAAGCAGTGCCAAAGAACTGCCACCTCTTGAACTCCGAAAGTTGCTGGTGCTTAATACTCAAAAGGAGATTCAGAAGAAGCTAAGTGACTCCAGGTTATAG